Proteins from one Chitinophaga oryzae genomic window:
- a CDS encoding enolase C-terminal domain-like protein, which translates to MYSIDHQIFNITSVQLRELEPATAVTPIQDATMGPFPAFGLALITLEDESGFIGEAPVYSSYINILENCLLPILLHSHHMPYHQLYRLLYWSIRNEGFRGPASALVGQIDLALHDLAARREGVPLHRYLNAERDTVKMYGSGGGTNYTLPELEKEVRLFLDAGADCYKMKVGKGFGSRMEEDAARVKFVRSLLGKDIRLAVDANQIWSGEEALRFADMIAAENVAWFEEPIHSAAFEQIGALCSRTPLCISFGESERTSRLFPTLVSLGVRHLQPVPTHLGGVNEWKEVRDLAAKSGVDFSSGGYSLFTAALMATADAACEVEYLYAIMYGLERYFSVRPEWKNGTFVLPEVAGMPVRVDWDYCRKADKIVKHYSWNNLNIRKYSPIVSL; encoded by the coding sequence TTGTATAGTATCGATCATCAAATCTTCAACATCACCAGCGTGCAGCTGAGGGAGCTGGAACCCGCCACGGCAGTGACGCCCATCCAGGATGCGACTATGGGGCCTTTCCCTGCGTTCGGCCTGGCGCTGATCACCCTGGAGGATGAAAGCGGCTTTATCGGCGAAGCGCCCGTTTACAGCAGCTATATCAATATCCTGGAAAACTGCCTGTTGCCCATCCTGCTGCACAGCCATCACATGCCGTATCACCAGTTGTACCGGCTGCTGTACTGGTCTATCCGCAACGAGGGCTTCAGAGGCCCGGCGTCGGCGCTGGTAGGGCAGATAGACCTGGCCCTGCATGACCTGGCCGCCCGCCGGGAAGGGGTGCCGTTGCACCGCTACCTCAACGCAGAAAGAGACACCGTAAAAATGTATGGCAGCGGTGGCGGCACCAACTACACCCTGCCCGAACTGGAGAAAGAAGTACGCCTCTTCCTGGATGCGGGAGCGGACTGTTATAAAATGAAGGTAGGCAAAGGCTTCGGCAGCAGGATGGAGGAAGATGCGGCCCGTGTGAAGTTTGTCCGTAGCCTGCTGGGAAAGGATATCCGCCTGGCGGTAGATGCCAACCAGATATGGAGCGGAGAGGAAGCATTGCGTTTTGCGGATATGATCGCCGCAGAAAATGTGGCCTGGTTTGAAGAGCCGATCCATTCTGCCGCATTTGAACAGATAGGGGCGTTGTGCAGTCGCACGCCACTCTGTATCTCTTTTGGCGAGTCGGAACGTACATCGCGTTTATTCCCTACGCTGGTAAGCCTGGGCGTGCGGCATCTGCAGCCGGTGCCTACGCATCTGGGCGGGGTGAACGAATGGAAAGAGGTGCGGGACCTGGCGGCGAAGAGCGGCGTGGACTTTTCCTCCGGTGGTTATTCGCTGTTTACAGCGGCACTGATGGCCACCGCGGACGCGGCCTGCGAAGTGGAATACCTGTATGCTATTATGTATGGACTGGAACGTTATTTCAGTGTGCGTCCCGAATGGAAGAATGGTACTTTTGTATTGCCGGAGGTGGCCGGTATGCCGGTACGGGTGGACTGGGACTATTGCCGGAAGGCGGATAAAATTGTGAAACACTATTCCTGGAACAATCTGAATATCAGGAAGTATTCACCCATTGTATCACTATGA
- a CDS encoding helix-turn-helix domain-containing protein, with protein MQYIYENFTFPPDQSFTIRSEMLEIRRYTALKSHVNFEIALIENCCGKRFIGDHIRDFEGTELVLLGSYLPHCWQYYQAVDPFQPPVATVIHFFPDFMGRQLLEKPEARQLNALFEKASRGLLFTGPAITTARNLMAEMLGQSGLTRAVLMLQLLDALAQSDYAEVLSSPYFNAVDNSGEANKINKVFDYIFSHFKDEIVLQDVADLIPMSSAAFCRFFKRKTNRTLIDFVKEVRIGHAAKLLLEGHHNVAEACYESGYNNISNFNKHFKDIKGVSPRDFMKRYNEHTVAIPS; from the coding sequence ATGCAATACATTTATGAGAACTTCACCTTTCCTCCGGACCAGTCATTTACCATCAGGTCAGAAATGTTGGAGATCAGGAGGTATACGGCATTGAAGTCACACGTGAACTTTGAGATAGCGCTGATTGAAAACTGCTGCGGCAAACGTTTCATCGGCGATCATATCCGCGACTTTGAAGGTACGGAGCTGGTATTGCTGGGCAGTTATCTGCCGCATTGCTGGCAGTATTACCAGGCGGTAGATCCTTTTCAGCCACCGGTAGCCACGGTAATTCATTTTTTCCCGGACTTTATGGGCCGGCAGCTGCTGGAAAAACCGGAGGCGCGGCAGTTGAACGCGCTCTTCGAAAAAGCCTCCAGGGGACTGCTGTTCACCGGCCCTGCCATCACCACTGCCAGGAACCTCATGGCAGAAATGCTGGGGCAGTCAGGCCTCACCCGCGCCGTACTGATGTTACAGCTGCTGGACGCACTGGCGCAATCCGACTACGCAGAAGTGCTTTCCTCTCCGTACTTCAACGCGGTGGACAACTCCGGCGAAGCCAATAAAATCAACAAGGTATTTGATTATATATTCAGCCACTTCAAAGACGAGATCGTGTTACAGGATGTGGCGGACCTCATCCCCATGTCTTCGGCCGCCTTCTGCCGTTTTTTCAAACGGAAGACCAACCGCACGCTGATTGACTTTGTAAAGGAAGTAAGAATAGGACATGCCGCCAAACTGCTGCTGGAAGGGCATCATAATGTGGCAGAAGCCTGCTATGAAAGCGGGTATAACAATATCTCCAACTTCAACAAACATTTTAAGGACATCAAAGGGGTATCTCCCCGTGATTTTATGAAACGGTATAACGAACACACCGTCGCTATTCCTTCCTGA
- a CDS encoding SLC5 family protein translates to MNISLTGVDCIVLVLYIIALFALGFFLGRNSGKDIFLGGRSLRWWQIGFSMFSANAGPMMLIGMSSLGFSQGVVGANFEWLAWIFLLLLAMFFLPRYLSAGISTIPQYLLHRYGKSAYNFLVIYSLVSILVVWLGSALYAGGLVISQVLGCPLLYAVALIALIATSYTAAGGFRAVVRTGIFQSVIIIVSSLILTVLAFNRMMTSGAVHHEVPENFWKLFHGADDPEYSWVAILAGYPVVAIYYWCADQTIVQKMLGAKDLREGQYGALFIAALKIITPVIFLLPGIICFILFRDITTADNAYITLVKQLMPDGFRGLCIAALIAALIDTVSSGLNSFSTVFTLDVVAQFRTTDEGSRLRTGRWVTVLAALLAIGIAAMFLYSGKGLFEITQGMVSILAPPLSVVFLASVFWKRTNRAAVLTVLYGGGSVCLLIGVCYLLNYPYKGFWPHFLLLSVYLFIALAVVIMLVSLLTAPAAAGSEPVAAAEKGGGQSRRVWAGWAVLAAVMLIIYFVLNR, encoded by the coding sequence GTGAATATATCACTTACCGGAGTTGACTGCATTGTGCTGGTGTTGTATATTATCGCGCTTTTTGCGCTGGGTTTTTTCCTGGGCAGAAACAGCGGAAAGGACATTTTTTTAGGAGGCCGGTCGCTGCGTTGGTGGCAGATCGGTTTTTCCATGTTCAGCGCCAATGCCGGTCCCATGATGCTGATCGGTATGTCCAGCCTGGGTTTTTCCCAGGGGGTGGTAGGCGCCAATTTTGAGTGGCTGGCGTGGATATTCCTGTTGCTGCTGGCGATGTTTTTCCTGCCCCGGTACCTGTCGGCCGGTATCAGCACTATCCCTCAGTACCTGCTGCACCGGTATGGAAAAAGCGCTTACAATTTCCTGGTGATTTATAGTCTTGTATCTATACTGGTTGTCTGGCTGGGCAGTGCGCTGTATGCCGGCGGACTGGTGATCTCGCAGGTATTGGGCTGTCCGCTGTTGTATGCAGTGGCGCTGATAGCGCTGATTGCTACCAGTTACACGGCCGCAGGCGGTTTCAGGGCGGTGGTGCGCACGGGGATTTTTCAATCGGTCATTATTATCGTGTCATCGCTGATACTAACGGTGCTGGCGTTTAACAGGATGATGACCTCCGGGGCTGTGCATCATGAAGTGCCGGAGAATTTCTGGAAACTGTTTCATGGCGCCGACGACCCGGAATATTCATGGGTAGCCATCCTGGCGGGTTATCCGGTGGTAGCGATCTACTATTGGTGTGCAGACCAGACCATCGTTCAGAAAATGCTGGGTGCCAAAGACCTGCGGGAAGGGCAGTATGGAGCGTTGTTTATCGCGGCGCTGAAGATCATCACCCCGGTGATATTTCTGCTGCCGGGCATTATCTGTTTTATATTATTCAGGGATATCACCACGGCTGATAATGCCTACATTACGCTGGTGAAACAGCTGATGCCGGACGGTTTCCGCGGCCTGTGCATTGCCGCGCTGATTGCGGCGCTGATCGATACCGTATCGTCGGGGCTCAATTCTTTCAGCACGGTATTTACGCTGGACGTGGTGGCGCAGTTCCGCACAACGGACGAAGGGAGCCGGTTACGTACCGGCCGGTGGGTGACGGTGCTGGCGGCTTTGCTGGCCATCGGCATTGCAGCGATGTTTTTGTATTCCGGTAAAGGGTTGTTTGAGATCACACAGGGCATGGTGTCTATCCTGGCCCCGCCGTTGTCGGTGGTGTTTCTCGCTTCTGTTTTCTGGAAGCGGACCAACAGGGCGGCGGTGCTGACGGTCCTGTACGGTGGTGGGTCTGTTTGCCTGCTGATAGGGGTATGTTACCTGCTGAACTACCCGTATAAAGGATTCTGGCCTCACTTCCTGCTGTTGTCGGTGTATCTTTTTATCGCGCTGGCGGTGGTGATCATGCTGGTATCGTTACTGACAGCGCCAGCTGCCGCAGGCAGCGAACCGGTGGCTGCTGCCGAAAAAGGCGGGGGACAGTCACGCAGGGTGTGGGCCGGTTGGGCGGTATTGGCAGCGGTGATGTTGATTATTTACTTTGTATTAAACAGATGA
- a CDS encoding RagB/SusD family nutrient uptake outer membrane protein — translation MKPKIFAYLLCIGAALSSSCSKSFLDEDPLSIYTPDNSLQTATQFQQATNNLYNGVRNIYMGNINLDTYFGLYYATDFAFNGTDYDPAAKLNAYKATMVPTYFIPGNLWTAFYKIITNANLVISQVSKSTRLTDAEKNSFLGQALFFRAYSYKTLAHLFGGVPIELNELSGPRYDYVRASRDAVYQQCKKDFQQAITLLADISKVPDGTVNKQIAQHMLTEVLISLKDYDGAIASATEVISFSGVSLMTSRFGRRSNLPGDVYRDLFEYNNQNYSTGNHEGLLVIQSTLNNSASVGDQTAWAVVPGLTGVRIVESVSKTKMSILFNAKFVDSVSSNGIGWIRPTSHFFYEIWTPGDMRNSSHNIVRDIRISGVPATSPDYGKWYVKDGYKDKVAPADFRDTIRNFYPVIRKASPSAGDFVSVAGPAILTNVTNPFGGLLLNGASRLFMQKYMARLAETYLLRAEAHLGKGDAQKAADDINVVRNRAGAAPATAAEMNIDYLLDERLRELYMEEFRAVTLTRLGKLYDRDKKYNPKSGLTIEPYHNLWPIPATEITQNTGAVLEQNQGY, via the coding sequence ATGAAACCAAAAATATTCGCATATCTCCTTTGTATCGGTGCAGCGTTATCGTCTTCCTGCAGCAAGAGTTTCCTGGATGAAGACCCGTTATCTATCTATACACCGGACAACTCACTCCAGACGGCCACCCAATTCCAGCAGGCCACCAACAACCTGTACAATGGCGTCAGGAACATCTACATGGGCAATATCAACCTCGATACTTATTTCGGGTTGTATTACGCCACCGACTTTGCTTTCAACGGCACCGACTACGATCCGGCCGCTAAGCTGAACGCCTATAAGGCTACGATGGTACCCACATATTTCATCCCCGGTAACCTGTGGACGGCGTTTTATAAAATCATCACCAACGCCAATCTGGTCATTAGCCAGGTATCAAAATCCACCCGCCTGACCGACGCCGAGAAAAACAGTTTCCTTGGCCAGGCACTGTTCTTCCGGGCATATTCCTACAAGACGCTGGCCCATCTGTTCGGTGGCGTGCCCATTGAGCTGAACGAGCTGTCGGGCCCCCGTTACGATTACGTGCGTGCCAGCCGCGATGCCGTTTACCAGCAATGCAAAAAGGATTTTCAGCAGGCCATCACTTTGTTGGCAGATATCAGCAAAGTGCCGGACGGCACGGTGAACAAACAAATCGCGCAGCATATGCTGACAGAAGTACTGATCTCCCTGAAAGACTATGACGGCGCCATTGCCAGCGCAACGGAGGTCATCAGTTTCTCCGGTGTATCGCTGATGACCAGCCGCTTTGGCAGAAGGTCTAATTTACCCGGAGACGTTTACCGCGATCTGTTTGAGTACAACAACCAGAACTACAGCACGGGCAACCATGAAGGGCTGCTGGTGATACAAAGCACGCTGAATAATTCCGCGTCTGTCGGCGATCAGACCGCATGGGCCGTGGTACCCGGTTTAACAGGCGTGCGGATCGTGGAGTCCGTTAGCAAAACCAAAATGTCCATCCTGTTCAACGCCAAATTCGTTGACAGCGTTTCCTCCAACGGCATTGGCTGGATACGGCCTACCTCCCATTTCTTCTACGAAATATGGACGCCCGGAGATATGCGTAATTCTTCCCACAACATCGTTCGCGACATCCGCATCTCCGGTGTACCGGCCACTTCCCCTGATTATGGCAAGTGGTACGTAAAAGATGGCTACAAAGACAAAGTAGCGCCTGCGGACTTCAGGGATACCATCCGCAATTTCTACCCGGTCATCAGGAAAGCTTCTCCATCAGCCGGCGACTTCGTGTCTGTGGCCGGCCCGGCGATCCTCACCAATGTGACCAACCCATTCGGCGGCCTGTTGCTGAACGGGGCCTCCCGCCTGTTTATGCAGAAGTACATGGCCCGCCTGGCAGAGACCTACCTGCTGAGAGCCGAAGCGCACCTGGGCAAAGGCGATGCCCAGAAGGCCGCAGACGATATCAATGTAGTGCGCAACAGGGCCGGCGCAGCACCTGCCACCGCCGCGGAAATGAATATCGACTACCTGCTGGATGAACGGCTGAGAGAACTGTACATGGAAGAGTTCAGGGCGGTAACGCTTACCCGCCTGGGTAAACTGTACGACCGGGATAAAAAATACAATCCGAAGTCAGGGTTAACCATCGAGCCTTATCACAACCTGTGGCCGATACCAGCCACCGAGATCACACAGAATACCGGCGCTGTGCTGGAACAGAACCAGGGGTATTAA
- a CDS encoding L-rhamnose mutarotase, whose translation MMKSILLVSFAACLLSCGGSKEMKTEEKVFVVNIVPEEKKLQEYLHYHRQVWPEVEAGFRKAGYKKISLYRYQYLLVMKIEVPVGADLGQMGKTAEAYSPRCAEWNRLMAGYQVGVPGTAQGQTWVEAVPFYEFRKE comes from the coding sequence ATGATGAAAAGCATATTATTGGTCTCCTTCGCGGCATGCCTGTTGTCTTGCGGCGGGAGCAAAGAAATGAAAACGGAAGAAAAGGTGTTCGTGGTGAACATTGTGCCGGAAGAAAAGAAGTTACAGGAATACCTTCATTATCACCGGCAGGTATGGCCGGAAGTGGAGGCCGGTTTCCGGAAAGCAGGTTATAAAAAGATCTCGCTTTACCGTTATCAGTATTTACTGGTGATGAAAATCGAAGTGCCTGTTGGCGCTGACCTGGGGCAGATGGGAAAAACAGCGGAGGCATACAGTCCGCGCTGTGCGGAATGGAACCGGCTGATGGCCGGCTACCAGGTAGGCGTGCCCGGCACGGCGCAGGGGCAAACCTGGGTGGAAGCTGTTCCTTTTTATGAATTCAGGAAGGAATAG
- a CDS encoding SusC/RagA family TonB-linked outer membrane protein, with the protein MGGIVKITIATMLSVCSVLMQTYGQQNTGHVSGTVKDAGGTPLPGASVEAVSNGQRVKVAISDNVGKFIFTGLPTGTYTFNASMIGYDAKSFAGFRIGQGQNPELSLTLTSSVSELSSVVVIGYGTRKRQDVTGAVAKADLQVQKQSPNANVMSSLRGTVPGLTVGQTTRAGSDPALMVRGRNSISGTTSPLIVVDGLIYRGSLTSINPSDIASIDLLKDASAAAVYGSQASNGVVLITTKSGASGIDKLTVDYSGSYSLQEMTKKEMRPGSGAQYIQKLGDWYLSESRDPNDPTKMNPNWDPTTKMPGIEGDNYKNGYEANWWDLMTNAKPRIQNHNIGLSGRSKKIKFYLGYGYFDQVNLIKNDNYRRNSLRLNIEAKPAEWLTVGAQTGLSINDYSGVSPSFSDIMFLKPYNLPFDPKTGQMLEFYAQTTTPTALEVLRRNKDLDRNMNLIGNFFVSIDVPYVKGLNYRVNFGNNYISANRFNYDAPNVEATAYKTYMTDYFLTIDNILTYKRDFGKHGVDLTLLYGAEKNKHDGTRTTAGGITNGVLSYNRLDVGDPARLTVSNDMDILPWQEQALYQMARLSYSFDKKYILTGTVRRDGFSGFSATNKWATFPSVAFAWRMKEENFLQSADAVNDLKLRLSYGSTGNRTVGRYQTLAQMTVGLSSGYLYGSSGGAQLGSFLSQLPNSGLRWETTRSFNAGVDFAFFNNRLFGSLDLYFSNSVNLLNSRATPTITGFNSFLINIGKIRNRGQELNITGVPVSNKNFKWEVTANFFRNRNKVLDIDGTGKDLINGNDPILSYFIGQPYGVVYDYKITGMYQIGEQVPAGLAAQGFKAGQYKVEDVNGDGRITPDDKQVLGRLDPSYSLGISNSFQYKAFQLKFFINTIQGGKKGYLGAPGIMLQNPDNIRNNNGFVYDYWTPNNPDARYRSIAAYVATLGENFGPYVSRSFIRLQDVTLTYSLPEGLLSRLKVIKSASVYVNAQNLLTITKWDGWDPESNPSSSQRSSLGLRVPGGLGLDQNGYPVMKNYSLGVNVSF; encoded by the coding sequence ATGGGAGGAATAGTAAAAATAACTATTGCGACAATGCTCTCTGTTTGTTCCGTACTGATGCAGACGTACGGACAACAAAATACCGGCCATGTGAGCGGTACAGTGAAAGACGCCGGCGGCACGCCCCTGCCCGGCGCTTCCGTGGAAGCAGTCTCCAACGGACAACGTGTGAAAGTCGCTATCTCCGACAACGTCGGCAAATTCATCTTCACCGGTCTGCCAACAGGCACCTATACCTTTAATGCCAGCATGATCGGCTATGATGCCAAATCCTTTGCCGGTTTCAGGATCGGCCAGGGACAGAACCCGGAACTCTCGCTCACCCTGACATCTTCAGTGAGTGAACTGAGCAGCGTGGTGGTCATCGGTTACGGTACCCGGAAAAGACAGGACGTAACAGGCGCCGTGGCCAAAGCGGATTTACAGGTACAGAAACAGTCTCCCAACGCCAACGTGATGTCTTCACTGAGAGGTACCGTTCCGGGCCTCACCGTAGGCCAGACCACCAGGGCAGGCAGCGACCCGGCACTGATGGTACGCGGACGGAACTCCATCTCCGGCACCACCTCTCCGCTGATAGTGGTAGACGGACTGATATACAGAGGGTCCCTCACTTCCATCAACCCGTCGGACATCGCAAGCATTGACCTGTTGAAAGATGCGAGTGCTGCCGCGGTATACGGTTCCCAGGCGTCCAACGGCGTGGTGCTTATCACCACCAAAAGCGGCGCCAGCGGCATCGATAAGCTTACTGTCGATTACAGCGGGTCTTATTCCTTGCAGGAGATGACAAAAAAAGAAATGAGACCGGGCTCCGGTGCGCAGTACATCCAGAAGCTGGGCGACTGGTACCTGTCTGAAAGCCGCGATCCCAACGACCCGACGAAAATGAATCCCAACTGGGACCCCACCACCAAAATGCCGGGCATAGAAGGCGATAACTATAAGAACGGATACGAAGCCAACTGGTGGGACCTGATGACCAACGCCAAACCGAGAATTCAGAACCATAACATCGGGTTAAGCGGCAGGTCCAAAAAGATAAAGTTCTACCTTGGCTATGGTTACTTTGACCAGGTGAACCTCATCAAAAACGATAACTACCGGAGAAACAGTTTGCGCCTCAACATCGAAGCCAAACCGGCAGAATGGCTCACCGTCGGCGCACAGACAGGTTTGTCTATCAACGATTACAGCGGCGTTTCTCCTTCCTTCTCGGACATCATGTTCCTGAAGCCTTACAACCTGCCTTTCGATCCTAAAACAGGGCAGATGCTGGAGTTCTACGCACAAACCACCACGCCTACCGCGCTGGAAGTGCTCAGGAGAAACAAAGACCTGGACCGTAACATGAACCTGATCGGCAACTTTTTCGTAAGCATAGACGTCCCATATGTAAAAGGCCTGAACTACCGTGTGAATTTCGGTAACAACTATATCTCCGCGAACCGGTTCAACTATGATGCGCCCAATGTGGAAGCTACCGCTTACAAGACTTACATGACCGATTATTTTCTGACCATCGATAACATCCTGACCTACAAAAGAGACTTCGGTAAACATGGTGTGGACCTCACCCTGCTGTACGGCGCGGAAAAAAACAAACATGACGGCACCCGCACTACCGCCGGGGGCATCACCAACGGCGTGCTGTCCTACAACAGGCTGGACGTAGGCGATCCTGCGCGCCTCACCGTGTCCAACGACATGGACATTCTCCCCTGGCAGGAACAGGCGCTGTACCAGATGGCCAGGCTCTCCTATTCGTTCGACAAAAAATACATCCTCACCGGTACCGTCAGAAGAGATGGGTTTTCCGGTTTCTCCGCCACCAACAAGTGGGCGACTTTCCCCTCCGTTGCTTTTGCCTGGCGCATGAAAGAAGAGAATTTCCTTCAATCAGCGGACGCTGTCAACGACCTGAAACTGAGATTATCTTACGGTTCCACCGGCAACAGAACAGTAGGCCGCTACCAGACGCTCGCCCAGATGACCGTCGGATTATCCAGCGGTTACCTGTACGGTTCATCCGGTGGCGCACAACTGGGGTCTTTCCTCAGCCAGCTGCCCAACTCCGGCCTCCGCTGGGAAACCACCCGCTCCTTTAACGCCGGCGTGGACTTCGCGTTCTTCAACAACCGGCTGTTCGGTTCGCTCGACCTGTACTTCTCCAATTCCGTTAACCTGTTGAACTCCCGCGCTACGCCTACCATCACCGGTTTCAACAGCTTCCTGATCAACATCGGTAAAATCCGGAACAGAGGACAGGAGCTGAACATCACCGGCGTACCGGTGTCTAACAAAAACTTCAAATGGGAAGTTACGGCCAACTTCTTCCGGAACCGCAATAAAGTGCTGGATATCGACGGTACCGGCAAAGACCTGATCAACGGCAACGATCCTATATTAAGCTACTTTATCGGTCAGCCTTACGGCGTAGTGTACGATTACAAGATCACCGGCATGTACCAGATCGGCGAGCAGGTGCCCGCCGGCCTCGCTGCACAGGGCTTCAAAGCCGGTCAGTACAAAGTGGAAGATGTGAACGGCGACGGACGTATCACGCCGGACGACAAACAGGTACTGGGCAGACTGGACCCTTCCTACAGCCTCGGTATCTCCAACAGCTTCCAGTACAAGGCGTTCCAGCTGAAGTTCTTTATCAACACCATCCAGGGCGGCAAAAAAGGTTACCTCGGCGCACCGGGCATTATGCTGCAAAACCCTGACAATATCCGTAACAACAACGGTTTTGTGTATGACTACTGGACGCCCAATAACCCGGACGCGCGTTACAGAAGCATCGCCGCCTATGTGGCCACGCTGGGCGAAAACTTCGGCCCTTATGTGTCCAGGAGCTTTATCCGCCTGCAGGACGTAACGCTGACCTACAGCCTGCCTGAAGGTCTCCTGAGCCGCTTAAAGGTCATTAAATCAGCCAGTGTGTATGTAAACGCGCAGAACCTCCTGACCATCACCAAATGGGATGGCTGGGACCCTGAGTCCAACCCTTCATCCAGCCAGCGCTCTTCCCTCGGGCTGAGAGTCCCCGGTGGGCTGGGCCTAGACCAGAACGGCTATCCCGTGATGAAGAACTATTCGCTCGGTGTAAACGTGTCCTTCTAA